The following nucleotide sequence is from Tardiphaga sp. 709.
CGTGACCAAGCGTGCCGGCGAAGTGCCGTTCGCGCAGCTCACCAATACCTATTCGTCGATTTCGCAGTTCGGCACGCATCTGGATGTCGGCCGGCGGTTTGGCGAGTTCAAGGAGTTCGGCGTCCGCTTCAACGGCAGCTACAACGGCGGCAGCACCGAGCTGGCCAATCAGAGTCAGGAAGTCGGGAACGCTTTCCTTGGGTTGGACTATCGCGGCGAGCGCGTGCGGCTGTCCGCGGATATCGGCTACGAGCACAACAGGGTCACGGCGATGACCCGCTTCGTCGATATCAACGGACTTCGCGCGGTTCCGACGCCGCCGGACGCACGCGCGAACTACATGCCGAGCTGGGGCTTCTGGGATTCGGAATCGCGCTATGCGATCGTGCAGGGCGAAGTGGATATCACTGATAACCTGACGGCCTATGCACAGGCGGGCATCGGGACCAGCAACACGCGCTATCTCTATTCCGACATTCGCGTGACGAATCTGGATGGAGAGTTCAACGGATTGTCGCGGCGCAACAACCAGAAGCATGAGAGGACCGCGGCGCAGGTCGGATTGCGTGCCAATGTCGATACGGGACCGGTCAACCATGCGATCAATGTCAATGCGGGGACATCGTCGGCCGATACCGGGATCATCAATGTCTCCGGTGCAACGAATTTCTTTTCGAACTTGTACAATCCGCGTTCGGGCCCGGTTTCAATTCGTGACGTCGGTGCTCCGAAGACAACCGGTATATTCGATCTGACGAGCGTCGGCATTGCTGATACGATGTCGGTCTTGAACGGGCGTATCCAGCTGACCGTCGGTGTACGGCATCAGTATGTGGAGTCTGAATCCTTCGCCCAGGGAACCGGGATCAGGACGGGCGGCTACGATTCGTCAGCCACCACACCCGCCTATGCGCTGGTCATCAAGCCGCTGGAGAATGTCTCGGTCTACGCCAATTACATTGAGGCACTGGAGGCGGGGATCATCGTCGGGAGTGGGTATCAGAACGAGGGTTCGGTGTTGCCGCCCTATCGCACCAAGCAGCATGAGATGGGTGTGAAGGTGGATTGGGGACGCATCACGACAACGGTTAGTGCATTCGACATTTTGAAGCCGATGCAGTTGGTCGATAGTTCGGTTTCGCCGTCCATCCTTACGCAGTCCGGCGAGGTCCGCAATCGCGGCGTCGAGATCAATACATTCGGTGAGGTCACCGACGGTGTTCGTTTGCTCGGCGGCGTCATGTTCCTTGATGCGCGCCAGCAAAGGACAGAGAAGGGCGCCTATGATGGCCGCTACGCCTTCAACATTCCTGATACGCAGTTCAATCTGGGCGGCGAATGGGATGTGCCCTTCATTCCTGGGCTGACCCTGACAGGCCGGGCGATTTATACGGGGTCATACTGGTCGGACCAGGCCAACACGGTCTACGGCCCGAGTTGGACCCGCTATGACGCCGGTGCGCGCTACACGTTCGCATCGCCGTGGAATGCCAAGCCGGTGGTCGTGCGCTTCTCGGTCGAGAACCTGCTCGATACCAACTATTGGCAGGCCTCGACCAACGAAGGCTACGTCATTCTCGGTGCGCCGCGGACTTACATGGTCTCGACGACGTTCAATTTCTGATATCGTCGATCGTCTGCGTGTCAGATCGGTCTGACGAGCGGCCACTGTGATGTCATCATGGCGGCCGCAGCTTTTGCTTTTGGTGAGCGCGTATTCACCTGCTCAGATGTGCGTGGCGTTTCGCCATGCGGTTATTGCTGCTCCGGCTTCACCTTGCCGATCTCGACAACCGTCTTCCAGCGGGTGAGTTCTTTTTCCAGAAAGCTCTGAAATTCCGCACTCGTATTGGCGACGACCTCGAAGCCGCTATCGGTCAGCCGCTTCCTGAGATCGGGCGAGGTGAGGGCGGTGGTGATCGATGTCTCGAGCTTGGTCTTCACATCGGTCGGAAGGCCCTTGGGTGCGACGAAGGCCTGCCAGGAATAGATATTGAGATCGTCGACGCCGACTTCCTTCATCGTTGGCGTCTGCGGGAATGAATCGGAGCGCGTGTCACTGGTAACGGCCAGAATTTTCATCTTGCCGCTTCGGATGTAGTTGGCGACTGCGCCGAGATTCTGGAACGAGACGTCGACATGCCCGCCCATCAGGTCCGTATGGGCCTGCGAGCCGCCCTTGTAGGGCGTGTGGATACCGGTGGTCCCCGTTTTCTGCCAGAACAACACGGCCGTCAGATGGTCGGACGAGCCCACGCCCGATGAGGCAAAGGTGACCTTGTCCGGATTCTTCTTGAGATAGTCGATGAGTTCCTGGACGGTATTGGCCGGGAAATCGGGGCGGGTGATCAGCACGTTGGGATTGCGGACAGCGACACTGAGCAGATCGAAATTCTGGAGCGGGTGATAGCCCGGGTCCTTGTAAAGCACCGGATTGATCGCGATGACCCCGATCGAGCCCACCATCAGTGTGTAGCCATCCGGCTTTGAGCGAGCGAGTTGCGTTGCGCCAATGGAGCCGTTGGCGCCGGGTTTGTTCTCGATGATGAAGGACTGCCCGAAGCTTTCCTGCATCTTTTGTGTGGTCATGCGCGCTGTCGTATCGCTGGCGCCGCCGGCCGTGAAAGGCACGATCACTGTGACGGATTTCGAGGGATAGTCTTGCGCGATGGCCATGCCCGGCACTGTCAGACAGAATGCCGCCGCGGCGAGATGGCTGAATTTCATCTTCGTTTCCTCCACTGGAGTGCTTTTGTTTATTGAACAGGCGACAATCTCCGTGTCGCTCTTGTCTGGACGGCTCATCCATGTGCTGAAGAGAATCGCGGACCCAGTTCAGATCGGCCGTGTCGACGCGCCAATATAGCGATCTGCAACCTTTAGTATAGGTACGGGTAGTGGCCTCCCAAGCGGCCATTTGACGCTTGAGTGTCATGCCATGGGCGTTGGCTCGGCCCGGTCAGCGGTAAGCAATCGAAGCCTAGGCGGCCTCGGAGATTTCCGCTGGCCCGTGTCTGCCGCGGAGCGGGATGGTGACGCAGACCACGGTGCCGGTGCCGAGCTTGGAGCGCAGCTTCATCGATCCGCCATGCAGGTTGGTGAGCGATTTGGCGATAGCGAGGCCGAGGCCCGAGCCGTGATAGGTCTTGGCGAGCTGGCTCTCGACCTGCTCGAACGGGCGTCCCAGACGCTTCAGCGACTGCGGGGCGATGCCGATGCCACTATCGGCGATCATCAGGGCCACGGAGTCGCGCAGAACGCGGCTGCGCACGGTGACACGGCCGCCATCGGGTGTGAACTTCACGGCATTCGAGAGCAGATTGACGAGGATCTGCTTGATGGCGCGGCGGTCGGCCACCACCGGTGCATCAGCCGCGATGTCGGCACTGAGTGTCAGATTCTTGTCGTCGGCGCGGCCAGAGACGACACGCAGCGCTTCGGACAGCGTCTGTCCGAGATCGAGCGGCTCAAGGTCCAGCTGCATACGACCTGCCTCGATCTTCGACATATCGAGAATGTCATTGATGACTTCGAGCAGGTAGTGACCACTGGTGAGAATGTCGTGGCAGTATTCGGCATATTTGTCGGAGCCGAGATTGCCGAACATGCCGCTGCCCATGATTTCCGAGAAGCCGATGATGGCATTCAGCGGCGTGCGCAGTTCGTGGCTCATATTGGCCAGGAATTTCGACTTGGTCTGGTTGGCTTCCTCGGCGCGGTTCTTCTCGTCGGAATATTTCTGGGCGAGGTCCGCAAGTTCGAGCGCTTGTTTCTCTAGCGCGGCCTGGGAATGCTTGAGATCGATGACGCTGGCGCGAAGGCGTAGATCGTTGTCGACCAGCTTGTGCTCGTGCTCCTTGATACGGGTGATGTCGGTGCCGACGGAGACGTAGCCGCCGTCCTTGGTGCGGCGCTCGCTGATATGCAGCCAGCTACCGTCCTCGATCTGCGCTTCGAAGGTTCGCGCGCCAGGGGCCGCAGCGCCGGATTCCGCGAGACGCGAGCGGACCTCGGGCATGCTGCCGACTTCGAGCACGGTCTCGTAGGACGTCCCCGGCGACACCGCCGAGTCCGGCAGCTTGTGCAGGCGCTGGAAATGCGAGTTGCAGAGCACCAGGCGATCTTCCGCGTCCCACAGCACGAAGGCTTCGGGGATGGTCTCGATGGCGTCGCGCAGCCGGACGTCGGCCTCGACGGTCTTCTCGGCGAGGCTTTTCTGTTCGGTGACGTCGATGGCGATGCCGATCAGGTGCTGGCTGCCATCGTTCTGGCCCTGCGCGAGTTCGCAGCGCAATTGCAGCCAGATCCAGTGGCCGTTGCTGTGCTGCATGCGGAAGGTCTGGTCGATGTGATCGATCTTGAACGAAATCAACTGGTCGGCGATCTCGAACAGGTTGATGTCGTCGGATTGTACCAGCGCGTTGACTTCGCCGAAGGTCAGCAGGTCGCTGCGGCTGTCGAGGCCCAGCATGGTGAACATCGACTGCGACCAGAAGATGCGGCCGCGCGACAGATCCCAGTCCCACAATCCGCAGCGGCCTCGATTGAGGGCGGTGTCGATACGGCCGCGTACGGCGTCGTTGATCGCGTCGCCTTCGCGGGCGCGGGTCGATTGCCAGTGGAAGGCGAAGCCGAGGATCAGCACCACGAAACCGGTGGTGGCCGAGAGCGTGATCGACAGCGCGGAGTCCGAGCGCCAGATCGGCTCGTTGTTCTCCTGAATGACGACCACCTGACCCGGCAGCGCCTTGACGATGCGTCGGGTGGCCAATGCATGACTGTTGTCGGGCAGTTTCACATCGACAACGTCAGTGCGTGGACCCTGCGCAGCCATGGCCTGCGTCGCGCTGAGGACGTCGAGGATGCGATTGGCGTCGCCCGGTGGCAGGTCGATCGGCACGCGCGCGAGAATGCTTTGATCGGCGCCCAGCACGATGACGTGGCGTCCCCCAGCGATCCCCCAGGATGGAATCAGACTGGGCAGCAGGCTCTGCAGGCGCTCGACGGCAGCAGAACGATCCTGACGGATGGTGCCGTTGCGTTCGAGACGCTCGGCGAGCAGATCGGCGAGCGCTGCGAGATCGCGCTTCATCGAGGATTGCTTCTGCCGGCTCTGATCGACCACCTGCACGAAGGCGCCGAAGAAGATCGTGATGAGAAAAGCGATGATGAGTGTGGGGACGGCCCGGCGAAGTGCCGGCTCTGCGATCAGCAGCCTGTGATAGGCCGGCTTCGCGATAGACTGCGCCAATCCTTTGATCGAATCGGATTGGACGCATGCGTTGTCCGCATGCGCACGCGCCATACCTAAGCCCCCTCGAAGAATCTCGCCCGCGTCGCTCGAAACAACTGCCCCGCCACTTCGAATCGCAAGACCAATAAGAATCCACTTTGCGGGGGCTGTCGAGAGTCAACGAAACGTTAACGTGAAATAAATCGTATCCACCGGAGAATTTCATCACTGTTCGGTACTTGCATGAGTCCGAAACAGGAACGCCGCGCATGAGAATCACGCGCGGCGTTGAAATCAATGACTCGCAGGGCGCGCGTTACAACGTGACCACGATCTTGCCGAGATGCTTGTTGGCTTCCATGTGGTTGAACGCCGTTCCGATGTCGTCGAATGCGTAGACCTTGTCGATCGGCAGTTTCAGTTGGCCTGCTTCGACGGCGGGCCAGATGTCCGCACGCACCGCGCTGAAGATGTCGCGAATCTCCTGCAGTGATCTCGTGCGGAAGGTCACGCCGATATAGTTGATGCGGCGTGCGGCATGGAGATCGAAATTGAAATCGCCATGCGTGCCGCCGAGCCGGCCGACATTGACGATGCGTCCCATCACCTTCGTGGCTTTCAGGTTCTGATTGGCGACGGGCC
It contains:
- a CDS encoding TonB-dependent siderophore receptor; amino-acid sequence: MVALLLDTGEGAIAQTSQALPAVEVHAPTPRAVRRVAPRRNAAVTPRATPRPVERRVPATPPTGMIGALPAAYAGGQVASGSQVGLLGNRGVMDTPFNQTSYTAQTIQDQQARKLDDVFANDPSVRVTVPRLSGFDRVNIRGFSVGSEGYGINGLYGIASAFSLSSLAAIERVEVLKGPSALLNGMPPSGGGVGGSVNLVTKRAGEVPFAQLTNTYSSISQFGTHLDVGRRFGEFKEFGVRFNGSYNGGSTELANQSQEVGNAFLGLDYRGERVRLSADIGYEHNRVTAMTRFVDINGLRAVPTPPDARANYMPSWGFWDSESRYAIVQGEVDITDNLTAYAQAGIGTSNTRYLYSDIRVTNLDGEFNGLSRRNNQKHERTAAQVGLRANVDTGPVNHAINVNAGTSSADTGIINVSGATNFFSNLYNPRSGPVSIRDVGAPKTTGIFDLTSVGIADTMSVLNGRIQLTVGVRHQYVESESFAQGTGIRTGGYDSSATTPAYALVIKPLENVSVYANYIEALEAGIIVGSGYQNEGSVLPPYRTKQHEMGVKVDWGRITTTVSAFDILKPMQLVDSSVSPSILTQSGEVRNRGVEINTFGEVTDGVRLLGGVMFLDARQQRTEKGAYDGRYAFNIPDTQFNLGGEWDVPFIPGLTLTGRAIYTGSYWSDQANTVYGPSWTRYDAGARYTFASPWNAKPVVVRFSVENLLDTNYWQASTNEGYVILGAPRTYMVSTTFNF
- a CDS encoding tripartite tricarboxylate transporter substrate binding protein, whose translation is MKFSHLAAAAFCLTVPGMAIAQDYPSKSVTVIVPFTAGGASDTTARMTTQKMQESFGQSFIIENKPGANGSIGATQLARSKPDGYTLMVGSIGVIAINPVLYKDPGYHPLQNFDLLSVAVRNPNVLITRPDFPANTVQELIDYLKKNPDKVTFASSGVGSSDHLTAVLFWQKTGTTGIHTPYKGGSQAHTDLMGGHVDVSFQNLGAVANYIRSGKMKILAVTSDTRSDSFPQTPTMKEVGVDDLNIYSWQAFVAPKGLPTDVKTKLETSITTALTSPDLRKRLTDSGFEVVANTSAEFQSFLEKELTRWKTVVEIGKVKPEQQ
- a CDS encoding PAS domain-containing sensor histidine kinase, which gives rise to MARAHADNACVQSDSIKGLAQSIAKPAYHRLLIAEPALRRAVPTLIIAFLITIFFGAFVQVVDQSRQKQSSMKRDLAALADLLAERLERNGTIRQDRSAAVERLQSLLPSLIPSWGIAGGRHVIVLGADQSILARVPIDLPPGDANRILDVLSATQAMAAQGPRTDVVDVKLPDNSHALATRRIVKALPGQVVVIQENNEPIWRSDSALSITLSATTGFVVLILGFAFHWQSTRAREGDAINDAVRGRIDTALNRGRCGLWDWDLSRGRIFWSQSMFTMLGLDSRSDLLTFGEVNALVQSDDINLFEIADQLISFKIDHIDQTFRMQHSNGHWIWLQLRCELAQGQNDGSQHLIGIAIDVTEQKSLAEKTVEADVRLRDAIETIPEAFVLWDAEDRLVLCNSHFQRLHKLPDSAVSPGTSYETVLEVGSMPEVRSRLAESGAAAPGARTFEAQIEDGSWLHISERRTKDGGYVSVGTDITRIKEHEHKLVDNDLRLRASVIDLKHSQAALEKQALELADLAQKYSDEKNRAEEANQTKSKFLANMSHELRTPLNAIIGFSEIMGSGMFGNLGSDKYAEYCHDILTSGHYLLEVINDILDMSKIEAGRMQLDLEPLDLGQTLSEALRVVSGRADDKNLTLSADIAADAPVVADRRAIKQILVNLLSNAVKFTPDGGRVTVRSRVLRDSVALMIADSGIGIAPQSLKRLGRPFEQVESQLAKTYHGSGLGLAIAKSLTNLHGGSMKLRSKLGTGTVVCVTIPLRGRHGPAEISEAA